Part of the Deltaproteobacteria bacterium genome is shown below.
CCCATGTTTCCTTATTGCAGGCGTACACCGAATCCCAGCCGAGTTTATCTCGCAGATAATCGGTAGTTGTTTGCTGGACTAATGTGTCTTCGTTGAGATAGGTCATAATTTGTTCTTTTTTGAATCAAGTAATTTCTTCACTTCGCGGTCAAAGTCGGAAACATAGTTTTTGTCCTGTATTGAACGATATTTTTCATATTCTTTTAAAGCAAGTTCTTCCGCAACTTCATGGCTAACTTTGCCTGCATTTGTCAAAATCTCGTGTTCACTGAACTTCAAAAAAGCATTGAGTTTTTCTATCCAGTTATTCATCGTCATTGCCCGACCGCGAGCGGCCTGCATCTCGGCATAATCCAAATACATATTGACGATTCTATTGAGTTCCGTAAGTTCTTTTTTGTCTAAATAATTTTTAGCAGTAACCACATCGCTGGGCATAATTTTGCCGTCCGGAGATCTTCTCCATGACGTAAGGCCCATCTTGTCTTTATTGCTATTGACACGGTTTTGAATAATTTCTGCCGCTGTTTTACCGGTTATGGCAAAATGAAGCTTGTTTTGCACTGTCGCGAAAAATTGTTTGCTCTCGTATGCTTTGGGCGAATAATCTATGGCTGTGGCATAAATATCAGTTATTTTTTGATAAATCATCCGTTCACTGGAGCGGATGTCTTTGATTTCTTCGTAGAGTTCATCAAAATATCTGGCGCTGAAGCGGGAACCGTATTTGAACCTGTCGCTATCTAATGCATAACCTTTGTGGATGAAACTTTTGAGAATTCCTGTCGCCCATTGCCTGAATTGTGTGCCCCGTTCGGAATTGACCCGATAACCAACGGCGATAATAGCCTCTAATGAATAAAATTGGGTTTGATAACTTTTCCCATCGGACGCAGTTGTCAAGAAATCCTTGACAACTGAATCTTTTGACAATTCGCCACCTTTAAAAATATTATTCAAATGAAGACTTATGTTTTGTTTCGTTGTATCAAAAAGCTCTGCCATTTTCTTTTGAGTAAGCCAGATGTTTTCTTCGGCGTATAATACTTCAATATTCACCGAGCCGTCCGGTGATTGATAGAAAGCGATTTGGTTGTCCGGTAGTTTTTTCATAATTTCATACCTCAATTGTTATGAACTGGTCAAAAGTCGTCACACCGGTGAAAACCGGTGTCCAGTATTTTTGTAACACGCTGAAATTTCTTGATTCCGGTGTTCACCGGAATGACGATTTTGTGGCATTTTCGACTTTTGACCAGTTCATCAACTGTGCCCCTATATATTTTTTATCTGCCTTTGTTTCTTCGCCGGTGGAAGAAAGTTTCCAGATGTTATGACGCTTCTACCTGTTTTTGCCTCCAATTCCAAGCGGGCTTTCTTCGCAATTTTCCCGCCCGTTTTTCCCGCATCGGCATTTTCAACCATGCCGGTCGCATTCACGCTTTCGGCAATCTGCCTGGTCGAAAGTTCCGCAAGCGCCGTAAAAATCAGTTCCGCTTCGTTCATATGGTCGCGCAGATTCTGCGTTTTAAGACCCTTGATGTCCTTATGTTTTTTTACAGAAACCCCACTCCATTCCTGATGAATGATGTTGGTGAGGATAGCATATTCGTCTTCTTTGGTTACTTCGTGGTCTTGCCAGTAATCCGTGAGTTTATTGCGGGTTTCCTGGCCCATCATCCGCTGCTGGATCCACTTTTCGCTTCTGCCGTGCTGTTGCCAGTATTCACGGGCGCGGTCGAGTGAGCGCGCGGGATCGCTCATATCCTGCAATCGTTCGTATCCCACTTTTGCCTTCATTTTCAACTGTCGACAGTTTGTCGACAGTTGAAGGCCATCTTCACTTTTTACGCGTATTTTCATCTTAAACCAATAATCACGGGGATTAACGCTGTCTGTCAAAGCCCCGACGACATCAATCACTGAGAAATACCAGGTTTCGGTTTCTTCATCGAAGTGTCTGCGTATTTTATGGTTTTCTAAAACAGCTAAAGAGTTTTCAACCATTGCTTTCTTCCTCGCCTTTTTCAAGTTCCTCGCCTATGCGGTATTGAGCGTAAGTGGCAATCGCTTATTTACTCTTCGTCCAATAATCCGCCAACAGCTCGGCTTGATCTAAAACCTTAGTCACCGAAACAGTATATTCGCCCGTTGCCGGATCATCAGGCGGATATTTGTATTTGCGTAATATCCGTTTGACCAGCACACGCAGTTGCGCCTGGACGCTTTCTTTAAGCTGCCAGTCAATGGAGGTGTTTTGGCGCACCTGTTCGACCAATTCGTGGGCGATTTTCTTAAGGGTTTGGTCGCCCAGCACGGCTTCGGCGGTGGGGTTATCGGCCAGGGCGTCAAAAAAAGCCAGTTCGTCGGGGCGCAGGTTCATTGTTTCGCCGCGCTGGTCGGCGGCGCGGAGATCTTTGGCCAATTGGATTAGTTCGGCAATCAGCCGCGCCGAGTCGATCAACCCGTTCTGGTAGCGCTTGACGGCTGCGGCCAGCATCTCGGAGAACTTCTTGCCCTGCACCAGATTCATTTTGGAGCGGGTCTTGATTTCGTCATTAAGCAGGCGTTTGAGCAATTCGAGCGCCAGGTTCTTGCGTCCCATGCCCTGAATGTCGGCCAGGAATTCATCCGACAGGATGGAAATATCCGGCTTCTTGATACCCGCCGCGTCAAAGACATCAATCACTTCGCTGGAAATAATGGCATCGTTGACGATCTGGCGGATGGCGGTTTCGATTTCTTCGTTGGTGCGGGTTTTGGTCTGGTCATCGAACTTGGCGAAACGCGCCTTGATGGCCTGGAAAAATGCCAGATCATCGCGGATCTTGAGCGCCTCGGGATGGGGCACCGCCAGCCCGAAGGCCTTTTGCAGGCGGATGACGTTTTCCTTGAAGCGTTCCTTGCCGTTGCGGACGGTCTTACCATCTTTCACTTCGGAGAGTTCGGCGATGTAGTTGGCCGCATCGAGAATGAAATTGAGCTTGGCTTTGGGTTCGAGCGCAAAGTAGCGACGGTAATCGAAGCGCGCGA
Proteins encoded:
- a CDS encoding DUF3387 domain-containing protein — protein: PCLHTMYVDKPMNGHTLMQAIARVNRVFGDKEGGLVVDYIGIAQDLKNAMLIYAASQGKGQITFDQEEAVAKMQELYEVVVDMFARFDYRRYFALEPKAKLNFILDAANYIAELSEVKDGKTVRNGKERFKENVIRLQKAFGLAVPHPEALKIRDDLAFFQAIKARFAKFDDQTKTRTNEEIETAIRQIVNDAIISSEVIDVFDAAGIKKPDISILSDEFLADIQGMGRKNLALELLKRLLNDEIKTRSKMNLVQGKKFSEMLAAAVKRYQNGLIDSARLIAELIQLAKDLRAADQRGETMNLRPDELAFFDALADNPTAEAVLGDQTLKKIAHELVEQVRQNTSIDWQLKESVQAQLRVLVKRILRKYKYPPDDPATGEYTVSVTKVLDQAELLADYWTKSK
- a CDS encoding virulence RhuM family protein, whose product is MKKLPDNQIAFYQSPDGSVNIEVLYAEENIWLTQKKMAELFDTTKQNISLHLNNIFKGGELSKDSVVKDFLTTASDGKSYQTQFYSLEAIIAVGYRVNSERGTQFRQWATGILKSFIHKGYALDSDRFKYGSRFSARYFDELYEEIKDIRSSERMIYQKITDIYATAIDYSPKAYESKQFFATVQNKLHFAITGKTAAEIIQNRVNSNKDKMGLTSWRRSPDGKIMPSDVVTAKNYLDKKELTELNRIVNMYLDYAEMQAARGRAMTMNNWIEKLNAFLKFSEHEILTNAGKVSHEVAEELALKEYEKYRSIQDKNYVSDFDREVKKLLDSKKNKL